In Fibrobacterota bacterium, the genomic stretch ACCTCCATAATTTTTCAAGTTACATAGGGATGCCATGAAAACCGTTACGGTGAATCCGAAGTCCGTTGCCAAGAAGTGGTACATCATCGACGCCACGGACATTGTTCTGGGCCGCCTGTCCACTAAAGCCGCCTCCATCCTCATGGGGAAGCACAAGGCCTCGTGGGCCCCGAATGAAGACATGGGCGACTTCGTCGTCGTCGTCAACGCGGACAAGATCGCGTTGACCGGTAAAAAGCGCGAGACCATGCGCTATTTCAACCACTCCACCCATCCGGGCGGACATCGCACTTTGACCGTGGCCCAGGCCCAGGCCATCCGCCCCGGCTATCCGGTCCGTTATGCCATCAAGGCCATGTTGCCCAAGACCATCCTGGGCGATCACATGGGCCGCAAGCTTTTCGTTTACGGTGGCGAAAGCCATCCCCACGCGGCCCAAAAGCCCGAGGCGCTGGCTGTCAAGTAAAGCCGGCCGAAATTCACAGGAGGATACCCCCATCGCAACCCAGGATTCAATTCGAGCCACCGGACGCCGCAAGACCGCCATCGCGCGGGTGATCATCAAGCCCGGCACCGGCAAGCGCATCATCAATGATCGCACTTTCACCGAGTTCTTCGCCAACGCCATCCGCGAGATGATCGTTGAGCAGCCCCTCACCATCCTCAACCTGAACAAGCAGTGGGACGTCATCGTCACCTCCAAGGGTGGCGGCGTGAACGGGACCGCCGGAGCCGTCCGGCTCGGCATCGCCCGCGCCCTGGTGGCGTTCAAGCCCGAGTATCGCGCCGCCATGCGCGAGCACGGCCTCATGACGCGCGACTCGCGCGCCGTGGAACGTAAGAAGTACGGAAAGTCTGGAGCCCGCCGCAGCTTCCAGTTCTCCAAGCGCTAATAGAGATAGAGAGAAAAGAGAGAAGAATGCCTGTACCCGAAATCAAAGAGATGTTGGAGGCGGGTGTCCATTTCGGGCACTTGACCAAGCGCTGGAACCCCAAGATGAAGAAATTCATCTTGACCGAGAAAAACGGGATCTACGTCATCGATCTGGCCAAGACCCAGGAATGCCTGAACAAGGCCATCGAAGCCGTCAAGCGCATCCGGCACTCCGGCAAGTCCATCCTCTTCGTCGGCACGAAGAAGACCATCAAGGACTGCATGAAGGAAGAAGCCGTCCGCTGCAACATGTACTACGTGACCGAGCGCTGGCTGGGCGGCATGTTGACCAACTTCTCCACCGTCAAGAAGTCGATCAAGCGTTTGGAAGATATCGAGAAGATGGAAACCGACGGCCTGTTCAACGAGCTGACCAAGAAGGAAGTGCTCGCCCTGAACAAGGAACGCGGCAAGCTCGAAGGCATCTTCTCCGGTATCCGGAACATGAAGTCCCTGCCGGGCGCGCTGTTCGTGGTCGATTCCGAGCATGAGGAAATCGCCGTTCACGAAGCCAACCGCCTCAAGATCCCGGTCATCGCCATCGTGGATACCAATTCCGATCCGGACAAGGTCGCCTTCCCGATCCCTGGCAACGACGACGCCATCAAGTCCGTGGGCCTTTTGACCCGCGTCATTTCCGATGCCATCGTGGGCATCCAGGCTCCCATCGCCGAAGACGGCAAGACCACCGCCGCCCCCGCCCTGGCCGAGGTGCTGGAAGGGGCCGAGTAATGGCGGAAGTCACCGCTCAGACCGTGGCCGAGCTTCGCGAGAAGACCGGTCTCGGCATTCTCCAATGCAAAAAAGCCCTGACCGAAACGGCCGGGGACATGGAGAAGGCGATCGAGTTCCTGCGTAAGCAAGGGGCCGCCGTGGCCGCCAAGCGCGTGGGCAAAGAGACCAAGGAAGGCAAGATCGTCCTGGCCGCCGCAGCCGATGCGGTAGCCGCCGTGGAGATCAACTGCGAGACCGACTTCGTCTCCGCTTCCGACGACTTCAACGCCTTCGCCTCCAAGGTT encodes the following:
- the rplM gene encoding 50S ribosomal protein L13, which produces MKTVTVNPKSVAKKWYIIDATDIVLGRLSTKAASILMGKHKASWAPNEDMGDFVVVVNADKIALTGKKRETMRYFNHSTHPGGHRTLTVAQAQAIRPGYPVRYAIKAMLPKTILGDHMGRKLFVYGGESHPHAAQKPEALAVK
- the rpsI gene encoding 30S ribosomal protein S9, which produces MRATGRRKTAIARVIIKPGTGKRIINDRTFTEFFANAIREMIVEQPLTILNLNKQWDVIVTSKGGGVNGTAGAVRLGIARALVAFKPEYRAAMREHGLMTRDSRAVERKKYGKSGARRSFQFSKR
- the rpsB gene encoding 30S ribosomal protein S2 is translated as MPVPEIKEMLEAGVHFGHLTKRWNPKMKKFILTEKNGIYVIDLAKTQECLNKAIEAVKRIRHSGKSILFVGTKKTIKDCMKEEAVRCNMYYVTERWLGGMLTNFSTVKKSIKRLEDIEKMETDGLFNELTKKEVLALNKERGKLEGIFSGIRNMKSLPGALFVVDSEHEEIAVHEANRLKIPVIAIVDTNSDPDKVAFPIPGNDDAIKSVGLLTRVISDAIVGIQAPIAEDGKTTAAPALAEVLEGAE